In Natronococcus sp. AD-5, the genomic window GGCGCGGACTCGCCGCGATCGACCGCGTCTCGATGCGAGAGCTCGACCTCGAGAACGGGGACTACATCGTCATCGAGGGCAAGGGCGACAGCCAGGCCGTCGCGCGCGTCTGGCCCGGCTACCCCGAAGACGAGGGCCGCGGGATCGTTCGGATCGACGGTCGCCTGCGACAGGAGGCCGACGTCGGTATCGACGACAACGTGACGATCGAACCCGCGGACGTCAAGCCCGCCAAATCCGTGACGGTGGCGCTCCCCCAGAACCTGCGAATTCGGGGCGACATCGGGCCGCTCGTCCGCGACAAGCTGAGCGGCCAGGCCGTCACCGGGGGACAGACGGTCCCGTTCTCGCTGTCGTTCGGTCCGATGGCGAGCTCCGGCCAGTCGGTGCCGTTGAAAATTGCGAGCACCAACCCGTCCGGCACCGTCGTCATCACGGACTCGACGAACATCGAGATCTCCGAGACGCCCGCGGAGCAGGTCAGCCCCGGCGGCGAGACGTCGCCCGAGGGCGTTCCGAACGTCACCTACGAGGACATCGGCGGCCTGGACAACGAACTCGACCAGGTCCGCGAGATGATCGAACTGCCGATGCGCCATCCCGAGCTGTTCCAGCAGCTCGGCATCGAGCCGCCGAAGGGCGTCCTCCTCCACGGCCCGCCTGGCACCGGGAAGACCCTGATGGCCAAGGCGGTCGCCAACGAGATCGACGCCCACTTCGAGACGATCTCCGGCCCGGAGATCATGTCGAAGTACTACGGCGAGAGCGAGGAGCAACTCCGCGAGGTCTTCGAGGAGGCCGAGGAGAACGCGCCCGCGATCATCTTCATCGACGAACTCGACTCCATCGCCGCCAAGCGCGAGGAGGCCGGCGGCGACGTCGAACGCCGCGTGGTCGCCCAGCTCCTCTCGCTGATGGACGGCCTCGAGGAACGCGGTCGCGTCACCGTCATCGCCGCGACCAACCGGGTCGACGCGATCGATCCCGCGCTCCGCCGCGGCGGCCGGTTCGACCGCGAGATCGAGATCGGCGTCCCGGACAAGGAGGGTCGCAAGGAGATCCTCCAGGTCCACACCCGCGGGATGCCGCTGACCGAAGAGGTCGACCTCGACCAGTACGCCGAAAACACCCACGGCTTCGTCGGCGCCGACCTCGAGAGCCTCGCCCGCGAGGGAGCGATGAACGCGCTCCGACGCATCCGTCCCGAACTCGACCTCGAGTCCGAGGAGATCGACGCGGACGTCCTCGAGTCGCTCGAGGTCACCGAGGCCGACATAAAGGAGGCGATGAAGGGCATCCAGCCCTCGGCGCTGCGGGAGGTGTTCGTCGAGGTTCCCGACGTCACCTGGGACGACGTCGGCGGGCTCGGGGACACCAAGGAGCGCCTCCGCGAGACCATCCAGTGGCCGCTCGACTACCCCGAGGTCTTCGAGCAGATGGACATACAGGCCGCCAAAGGCGTCCTGATGTTCGGCCCGCCGGGTACCGGCAAGACGCTGCTCGCCAAAGCGGTGGCCAACGAGTCCCAGTCGAACTTCATCTCGATCAAGGGGCCCGAGCTGCTGAACAAGTACGTCGGCGAGTCCGAGAAGGGCGTCCGCGAGGTCTTCGAGAAGGCGCGGTCGAACGCCCCGACGATCGTCTTCTTCGACGAGATCGACTCCATCGCCGGCGAACGCGGCCAGCGCCAGGGCGACTCCGGCGTCGGCGAGCGCGTCGTCAGCCAGCTGCTGACCGAACTCGATGGGCTCGAGGAGCTCGAGGACGTCGTCGTGATCGCCACGACCAACCGGCCGGACCTGATCGACTCGGCCCTGCTCCGTCCGGGACGACTCGATCGGCACGTCCACGTACCCGTCCCCGACGAGGAGGCGCGCCGGAAGATCTTCGAGGTCCACACCCGTGACAAGCCGCTGGCCGATGCGGTCGACCTCGACTGGCTCGCGAGCGAGACCGAGGGCTACGTCGGCGCCGACATCGAGGCGGTCTGTCGCGAGGCCTCGATGGCCGCCAGCCGCGAGTTCATCAACTCCGTGGATCCCGACGAGATGCCGGATACCATCGAGAACGTCCGAATCAGCCGGGAACACTTCGAGCACGCGCTCGAGGAAGTCCAGCCGAGCGTGACGCCCGAGACGCGCGAGCGCTACGAGGAGATCGAAGAGACGTTCCAGACCGCCGAACCCGAGGCCGAGGAACAGGTCGGCAGGACGTTCCAATAACTGCGTCCCGGCGACCGTGCCGCGGCTTTTCGGACGATCGATGTCGCGTTTGCTACCCCGCGCCGCGAGCACGGCCGAAACTGGACTTCGTCGGCGCTTCCGAGCGGGGTTGATAGCCCATAAATACGATCACGACGAGTTCCTCGAGTACAGCGGTCAGGTCATCCAGCAGCCGCCGAAGATCGTAGCGGAGCTACTCCGTTCCGATGCGATAAATCACCGCTGGAACCGCGCTAAACAATCCGCTCAGGGTGACGACCCCGCATCCGCGGGCCTCTACCCGTGCAAGCGGCCGGTTCCGCCGAGAAATCGCACGGAAGGACGTCCCGACCCGTCATTTAGAACTGAAGCGACTCGAGTAACGACTCCACGTCGGCGTCGGCCGGCGTGTCCACGACGTTTCGTTCCTGATCGTGGGTGACGAGGTCCGCGTCGTCGAGTTTCGGGACGTGAGAGTGGTGCAACAACACGTGGATTCGCTTCCTCTCGTCCTCGGGAATCTCCGATACGCTCGCCCCGTGTTTCCGGACGGCAACTTCGCGCGCGAGGTCGGCAATCGAGATCGGCGTTTCGTGCTCGCAGAGGCAGCGGAGCACGTATCGACAATATTCGTTCGCGAGCGTCTCGAACAGTACGTCGACGGGTATCGATCGTTGCCGCTCCTCGATCATACGGACTAGCGTTGCGGATCCGTAAGAAAGAGCGAGCGGGTTGTATACATCACTTCGTTAAATACGGGCGCTACGCCTCGGCGTCGTCTCCCTCCCCGACCTGTCCGATGGTGAGGACGCTCCCGATGAGGTTCTTGTGCGCGTAGTGGAGTCGCTTCGAGAGCGCCTGTTGGGTGATCCCTAGCTGCTCCGCCAACTCGGACATGGTGATCTGCTGCGGGACGTCGAAGAACCCCGTTTCGTACGCCGTCACCAGGGTCTCTCGTTGCTTCGGCGTCAGCCCGAACTGGGAACTCGCCATCGGCTGCGCTTGTTCGTAGAGTTTGTCGAGTTCGAAGGAAACGCCGTTCTCCTGGCAGTACTCGTAGAACTTCGAGACCTTGTTTTCGTCGTCGAACCGCATCTCGATCTCCCAGGACTCGTTGCTGCCCGTCGCCTCGAGGATCGTCGCGCCCATCTCGACGTACGCGTAGATGATCGTCTCGATGTTCGACGTCCACTCCGCCCGGTAGAGAACCGCCTCGTCGAGCCGATCGATCCGCGCCGTGTGCGTGACGGACGGATCCTCGACGAGCGCCGCCTCGAATCGGTCCTGATCGCCGCCGGTAGCCCAGAAGTAGGGCATGACGCGCTCCTCCGTCGTGGCGACGAGACGCTCGATTTCGACGATCATCTCCGGTACGGCGGACAGCGCGTGGTTGAGGGCGAAGTCCGCGGGATGGATCGTAAACTCCCCCAGTACGCTCATGGCGAGCGTTGGGGCTCGACGAGGATAAAGGCGCGCTCGGCTCGAGCGGCGGGGTCCGCGGCCAGCGGTGCTCTTCTGTCGACGCGCCGCTCAGTCGGCGAGATCCGCGAGCACGTCCTCGGCGTGACCGTCCGGCGAGACGCCCTCGTAGACGGCTTCGACCGATCCGTCCGGGCCGACGACGTACGTGTTCCGGAAGACGCCGTCAAAGGTGTTGCCGAACATCCGCTTCTCGCCGTAGGACTCGTAGAGGGTCGCGACCTCCCCCTCCGGATCGGACAACAGGTCGAACTCGAGGTCGTGGTCGTCGGCGAACGACTCGAGGTCGTCGACGGGGTCGTCGCTGATTCCGACGATGCTCGCGTCCCGCTCGTCGAAGCGAGACCGGGCCGCCTCGAACTCGCGGGCCTCGGTCGTACAGCCGTCGGTGTTGGCCCGCGGGTAGAAGTACACGACGAGCCGCCGCCCCTCGAAATCGGAGCGGCGGACGGTCTCGCCGCGCTGGTTGGGCAGTGCGAACTCGGGCGCATCGTTACCGACGTCGAGCATAGTGGTGGGTTCGAGGGCGTCGCTGTATACCTTCTGATTGGCCGCCTCACTGTTCGAACGATTCTGTTGAAATCAACTGAGGGTGATTCGGTGGACGAGCGTAACCCCCTTACTCGAGCGGTTCCGCGGCGTCGCGCTCGACCAGCGGCGACGCGTTCTGTTCGGGGAGGGTAACGACGTCGTCGGACGAGAGCGTGTACTCCCGGTCGTCGACGCCGAGGATCGAGCCGACGTCCCGCGTGATCCGGACCGTAACCCGGTCGACGGCGGCCGCGTCGCCAACGTTGGCGTCGGCGTCGGCAGCCGCGGTGGGTGATTCGTCGGATTTCGATCCGGAACCCGATTCGGAACCGCCACCCGCTCGCTCGCGCTCGAGCGGCTCGCCGCCGCCGTCGTCGGACGGAACCGGAGACGGCGCATCAGGTTCGGATTCGGCACCGGTGCCGGCACCGCTCTCGTCGACCGCCGGGCCGTCCCCGCCCATGACGTCGGCGGGCGTGACGCCGCTCGATTCGGTCGACGACGTCCGATCCCCGTCGATCGGGTCACCATCGGCCGCCGGTTCCATCGGCGGCGTCGGCGGGGCGTCGTCCGCTCGAGTCGGATCCGTCGGCGCGTCGACCGGACTCGAGTCGTCTCTCCCCGCGCCGGAATCGGCGCCGACGCCCTCGAGCACGTCGAGGACGCGCGTCTTGTTCGACTGAATGCGGTCGACGAGGTCCTCGAAGAGGTCCCCCTCCTCGGCGGTGAGGCCCTCGTCGTCGGCCGCCATCCCGGCCGCCGCGAGGCTGGCCTGTTTGACGAGCTTGCCCATCCGCCGCTCGTAGATCGCCTCGACGACGTCCTTGGCGGTCTCGATCTCGTCGGTGAGGCGACCGACTTCGGGCGAGGAGAACGGATCGTCGGCCTGCTCGGCGACGCGTTCGCGTTCGTCCTCGAGTTCGGCGATGTACTCGCCGACCTCCTGGTAGAACGAGGGTCGCAGGTTCTGGAGGCTGTCCTTCTGGCGCTCCTTGCTCTGGACCGATCGTAGCTCGTCTAAATTCATTCTTTCTCCTTTTCGGCTCTCCCACGCGCCATGAGAAACACGGCAACGTACTCCGGGAGTGACTGGTCACCCTCCGAGACCGTAAAGCTATCTCCTCCGAGTTCGACCTCGCCGCCCTCGGTGACGTCGACGGCGATCTCGTGGCCCGTGAACGTCTCCGGAACGGCGTCGACGAGCGGTTCGAAGCCGTCGAGTTCGTCGGGCTCGAGCCGAACGGTCTCGAGGCCGCTCCCGCCGTGGAGGCTGCCCGGCAGGCGGATGAGCCGGTTCGTGTCGGTCGTCACCGGCTCGTCGATCGGCGCGTTGTCGGCCTCGACCGCTCGCTGGGCGAAGCGCTCGGCCAGCTGGGCGACCGCGGTGTGGACGGTGACGTTGCCCGCCTCGAGCTGTTCGCGGTTGTTGCGCGCGGCGGAAAGCGTCGCCGTCGCCTTTCCCTCGCCGATGCCGTCGAACGACTGGAGTCGCTCGAGAGCGGCCTCCTCCTCAAGTTCGAGCAACTCGTCGACGAACGCCATGAAGTGGGCGTGGGTTCGGGCGCCCCAGCCGCCCTCGGTCCGGAGGCGGCGCCGTTCCGTCGGCGTCTTTCGGCCGAGTCCGGCGACGGTTTCCGTCTCGATCAGGTCCTCGAACTCGAGGCCGATCCCGCGGACGTAGTCGACGATCTCGCGGCGGTGCTCCCGCTCGAGGCGACGCACGGTCTCGTCGCGGACGTGGACGTGGTAGCCTCGGCCGCCGGAGAAGACGATCTCCGTGTCCTCGAAGCCGAAGTCGTCCTCGAGAAAGTCGAGCAGCCGGTAGAGGGCGTCCTTGCACTTCGAGAGCATCTCGGCGTAGGAGTCCTCGCCGAGGGTGACCCGCGGCAGGTGGTCGGCGTCTAAGTCGAAGACCAGGTCCGACGAGCGCCACTCCTTCTCGCTCATCGAGCCCGCGCTCGGATCGCGGTAGTGCCCGGCGGAGAAGTAGACGTGGCGCGGTCGCTTCCGGACGAGAAACGCCGAGAGGTCGCCTAACTCGAGCAGCGAACGGTGCCGTACCATCGTCGTCCCCGGCCCCTCGGTCCAGGGAATGTACCCCCACTCCCGCTCGTTGGCCCCGGGCGGCGGCGTGATCTCCGTCCGTCGGTAGTGATCACGAAATCGCCCGCGA contains:
- a CDS encoding CDC48 family AAA ATPase is translated as MKLTVKPLKQKDAGRGLAAIDRVSMRELDLENGDYIVIEGKGDSQAVARVWPGYPEDEGRGIVRIDGRLRQEADVGIDDNVTIEPADVKPAKSVTVALPQNLRIRGDIGPLVRDKLSGQAVTGGQTVPFSLSFGPMASSGQSVPLKIASTNPSGTVVITDSTNIEISETPAEQVSPGGETSPEGVPNVTYEDIGGLDNELDQVREMIELPMRHPELFQQLGIEPPKGVLLHGPPGTGKTLMAKAVANEIDAHFETISGPEIMSKYYGESEEQLREVFEEAEENAPAIIFIDELDSIAAKREEAGGDVERRVVAQLLSLMDGLEERGRVTVIAATNRVDAIDPALRRGGRFDREIEIGVPDKEGRKEILQVHTRGMPLTEEVDLDQYAENTHGFVGADLESLAREGAMNALRRIRPELDLESEEIDADVLESLEVTEADIKEAMKGIQPSALREVFVEVPDVTWDDVGGLGDTKERLRETIQWPLDYPEVFEQMDIQAAKGVLMFGPPGTGKTLLAKAVANESQSNFISIKGPELLNKYVGESEKGVREVFEKARSNAPTIVFFDEIDSIAGERGQRQGDSGVGERVVSQLLTELDGLEELEDVVVIATTNRPDLIDSALLRPGRLDRHVHVPVPDEEARRKIFEVHTRDKPLADAVDLDWLASETEGYVGADIEAVCREASMAASREFINSVDPDEMPDTIENVRISREHFEHALEEVQPSVTPETRERYEEIEETFQTAEPEAEEQVGRTFQ
- a CDS encoding DUF7344 domain-containing protein encodes the protein MIEERQRSIPVDVLFETLANEYCRYVLRCLCEHETPISIADLAREVAVRKHGASVSEIPEDERKRIHVLLHHSHVPKLDDADLVTHDQERNVVDTPADADVESLLESLQF
- a CDS encoding helix-turn-helix domain-containing protein, which encodes MSVLGEFTIHPADFALNHALSAVPEMIVEIERLVATTEERVMPYFWATGGDQDRFEAALVEDPSVTHTARIDRLDEAVLYRAEWTSNIETIIYAYVEMGATILEATGSNESWEIEMRFDDENKVSKFYEYCQENGVSFELDKLYEQAQPMASSQFGLTPKQRETLVTAYETGFFDVPQQITMSELAEQLGITQQALSKRLHYAHKNLIGSVLTIGQVGEGDDAEA
- a CDS encoding peroxiredoxin, which codes for MLDVGNDAPEFALPNQRGETVRRSDFEGRRLVVYFYPRANTDGCTTEAREFEAARSRFDERDASIVGISDDPVDDLESFADDHDLEFDLLSDPEGEVATLYESYGEKRMFGNTFDGVFRNTYVVGPDGSVEAVYEGVSPDGHAEDVLADLAD
- a CDS encoding DNA replication complex subunit Gins51, whose protein sequence is MNLDELRSVQSKERQKDSLQNLRPSFYQEVGEYIAELEDERERVAEQADDPFSSPEVGRLTDEIETAKDVVEAIYERRMGKLVKQASLAAAGMAADDEGLTAEEGDLFEDLVDRIQSNKTRVLDVLEGVGADSGAGRDDSSPVDAPTDPTRADDAPPTPPMEPAADGDPIDGDRTSSTESSGVTPADVMGGDGPAVDESGAGTGAESEPDAPSPVPSDDGGGEPLERERAGGGSESGSGSKSDESPTAAADADANVGDAAAVDRVTVRITRDVGSILGVDDREYTLSSDDVVTLPEQNASPLVERDAAEPLE
- the priS gene encoding DNA primase small subunit PriS, with amino-acid sequence MEERTRAYLRGRFRDHYRRTEITPPPGANEREWGYIPWTEGPGTTMVRHRSLLELGDLSAFLVRKRPRHVYFSAGHYRDPSAGSMSEKEWRSSDLVFDLDADHLPRVTLGEDSYAEMLSKCKDALYRLLDFLEDDFGFEDTEIVFSGGRGYHVHVRDETVRRLEREHRREIVDYVRGIGLEFEDLIETETVAGLGRKTPTERRRLRTEGGWGARTHAHFMAFVDELLELEEEAALERLQSFDGIGEGKATATLSAARNNREQLEAGNVTVHTAVAQLAERFAQRAVEADNAPIDEPVTTDTNRLIRLPGSLHGGSGLETVRLEPDELDGFEPLVDAVPETFTGHEIAVDVTEGGEVELGGDSFTVSEGDQSLPEYVAVFLMARGRAEKEKE